From a region of the Enterobacter cancerogenus genome:
- a CDS encoding GH116 family glycosyl-hydrolase, whose protein sequence is MRYQNEKTKEIRFPLGGIGCGNISLAGNGRLTDWEIYNHPDKGRHNGYTHFAIKAERAGELVDARVLHGDYQESLSGSYNVRERLRKQHTGYGTGPAVEALAGMPHFSRTVFEGEFPCATLQFSDPHFPADVQLLAFNPFIPGNEDDSSLPVAWFEWDVINTADEALDFTLCCSLHNDLADADTVNRYCTGRHYPTLQFGQQRVDPSHPCFGEMALSTDATDVSWQENWYRGSWFDSVSVFWHDFCRAPRLENRRYDRPAAFQDTSSLAAHFHLAAGERRRVRFLLSWYMPISYNYWRRWYDKATHELLRYEDWQGQPGWRNYYAVKFASASHVLDYVEHNAGRLKAQTLAFQQALHHSTLPAVVKEAVSANLAVLHAPTCLRLEDGSFYGWEGTLDDLGCCEGSCIHVWNYALALPWLFPRLSRSMRDLNQQYNLRESGSLRFRLALPLGSAPFDFRACVDGQFGEVINIYRDWLL, encoded by the coding sequence ATGCGTTACCAAAATGAAAAAACGAAAGAAATACGTTTTCCTCTGGGTGGGATTGGCTGCGGAAATATCAGCCTTGCCGGCAATGGACGCCTGACCGACTGGGAAATATACAATCACCCGGACAAGGGACGCCACAACGGGTATACGCACTTTGCCATTAAAGCCGAGCGTGCCGGTGAACTGGTGGATGCAAGGGTGCTGCACGGCGATTACCAGGAGTCCCTTTCTGGCAGCTACAACGTGCGCGAGCGACTGCGCAAGCAGCACACCGGTTATGGCACAGGTCCGGCGGTAGAGGCCCTTGCGGGAATGCCTCATTTTTCGCGAACGGTATTTGAGGGTGAATTTCCCTGCGCCACCCTGCAATTTAGCGATCCGCATTTTCCGGCGGATGTTCAGTTACTGGCATTCAACCCATTTATCCCAGGCAATGAGGATGATTCGTCATTACCCGTCGCCTGGTTTGAGTGGGACGTTATCAATACGGCCGATGAGGCGTTGGATTTTACGCTTTGTTGTTCGTTGCATAATGATTTAGCCGATGCCGACACGGTAAACCGCTACTGCACCGGGCGACATTATCCCACTCTACAATTTGGTCAACAGCGTGTTGACCCCAGCCACCCATGCTTTGGCGAAATGGCGCTATCAACGGATGCCACGGACGTCAGCTGGCAGGAAAACTGGTATCGCGGAAGCTGGTTCGACAGCGTAAGCGTCTTCTGGCATGACTTTTGTCGCGCGCCGCGGCTGGAAAACCGGCGCTACGATCGGCCAGCTGCTTTTCAGGATACCTCTTCACTGGCCGCTCATTTTCATCTGGCAGCGGGGGAACGCCGACGGGTGCGCTTTTTGCTGAGCTGGTATATGCCCATTAGCTACAACTACTGGCGCCGTTGGTATGATAAAGCGACCCACGAGCTCCTGCGATATGAGGACTGGCAGGGGCAGCCGGGATGGCGCAATTATTATGCGGTGAAATTTGCCAGCGCCAGCCATGTCCTGGATTATGTTGAGCACAATGCCGGGCGCTTAAAAGCACAGACGCTGGCTTTTCAGCAGGCGTTGCATCACTCAACGCTGCCTGCGGTAGTCAAAGAAGCGGTATCGGCGAATCTGGCGGTGCTTCATGCTCCCACCTGCCTGCGTCTGGAAGATGGCAGCTTTTACGGCTGGGAAGGTACGCTGGACGATCTGGGCTGCTGCGAAGGCTCCTGTATTCACGTATGGAACTATGCGCTGGCGCTACCGTGGCTGTTCCCACGTTTGTCGCGCAGCATGCGGGATCTCAATCAGCAATATAACCTGCGCGAATCGGGCAGCCTGCGCTTTCGTCTCGCGCTGCCGTTGGGAAGTGCGCCTTTCGATTTTCGCGCGTGCGTTGACGGTCAATTTGGCGAAGTGATCAATATCTATCGTGACTGGCTACTGTGA